One window of the Salminus brasiliensis chromosome 1, fSalBra1.hap2, whole genome shotgun sequence genome contains the following:
- the mettl13 gene encoding eEF1A lysine and N-terminal methyltransferase, whose translation MSLLPRTAEEFSSADYWERFFRKRGEKAFEWYGDYNSLCGVLHKYIKPKDKVLVVGCGNSELSEQLYDVGYRHLTNIDISETVVTHMNQRNSQRRPDLIFEQVDATQTGYESDSYQAALDKGTLDAMASEEEGALAGRMLAEVARVLSVGGRYVCVTLAQEHVIKLAVEHFAKAGWAVRIHCMSQQSQDSDSSSFALPVFVLVCTKFRQPPPFAVLEMCQGEDGAPYRLSSVSELLGGIKERQAYALMLQKLRGGTDTSSTPSLTLCHAGTGRPRYTLTVQDSLPSTKVPRANHFAIFIVPQGRESDWLYGSAEGRAQLASSAKFRRLIIVAMHRDQEYEDMQAVQSELSPMVMELAPPGMPDNQQVPFLSVGGDLGWREVVGRGVSDLTGEYSVEDVRGEDGHLYRRLVFMNNTQLVQSESRLRSTTSSSSSHKKRNKKKSKPSTEPPPSAGKSHTVDRGFLCCTHHEVMVAGFAMLGTEAIKSKDVLVSVLVVGLGGGGLPQFVRDFVPGARVEVVELDPVVLEVAKTWFGFLTDDRLKVILGDGLEHIRTLASQGGHSYDIIMFDVDSKDPTLGMSCPPPAFVETSLLEKVCKLLTPRGVFMLNLVCRDSALRQSVMERIQAVFPSVFSRAIEGEVNEVLLCSRAADKGDKPSSVPQDLQQAAKGLQGMLRNSSQNAPCNPQIDISAMLRNLRVA comes from the exons ATGAGTCTGTTACCCAGAACCGCGGAGGAGTTCAGTTCAGCCGACTACTGGGAACGGTTTTTCCGTAAACGCGGAGAAAAGGCTTTCGAGTGGTATGGAGACTACAACTCACTCTGCGGAGTACTGCACAAATACATCAAACCCAAAGACAAG GTGTTGGTGGTGGGTTGTGGGAACTCTGAGCTAAGTGAACAGCTTTACGACGTTGGCTACCGTCACTTAACCAACATTGACATCAGTGAGACGGTGGTAACTCACATGAACCAGCGGAACTCCCAACGTCGGCCTGACCTTATCTTTGAACAGGTGGATGCCACCCAGACGGGCTACGAGAGTGACAGCTACCAGGCTGCTCTCGACAAGGGAACTCTGGATGCCATGGCTTCGGAGGAAGAAGGTGCCCTGGCAGGCCGGATGCTGGCTGAAGTGGCCAGGGTTCTGAGTGTAGGTGGCCGCTACGTGTGTGTGACTCTAGCCCAGGAGCATGTGATAAAGCTGGCTGTGGAGCACTTTGCTAAGGCTGGCTGGGCCGTACGGATCCATTGTATGAGCCAACAGAGCCAGGACTCGGATTCCTCGTCATTTGCCCTACCGGTTTTCGTTCTTGTCTGCACCAAATTTCGCCAGCCCCCTCCCTTTGCAGTACTGGAGATGTGCCAGGGAGAAGATGGTGCCCCCTATAGGCTGTCGTCTGTGTCTGAGTTGTTGGGTGGGATAAAGGAGCGGCAGGCTTATGCACTCATGCTTCAGAAGCTGAGGGGTGGCACGGATACTTCTAGCACACCTTCCCTCACGCTGTGCCATGCAGGCACGGGCCGTCCACGCTACACACTCACAGTTCAAGATAGCCTGCCTTCTACTAAGGTCCCCCGAGCCAACCACTTCGCAATCTTTATTG TTCCTCAGGGCCGTGAATCTGACTGGTTGTATGGCTCTGCTGAGGGTCGTGCTCAGCTAGCTTCCAGCGCTAAATTCCGGCGACTGATCATTGTTGCAATGCATCGAGACCAAGAGTATGAAGACATGCAAGCAGTCCAGTCTGAACTCTCTCCCATGGTGATGGAACTGGCACCCCCTGGCATGCCGGACAATCAGCAG GTGCCCTTCTTGTCTGTAGGGGGCGACCTAGGTTGGAGGGAAGTGGTAGGCAGAGGGGTCAGTGACCTAACAGGGGAATACTCTGTAGAGGATGTTCGAGGAGAAGATGGTCATCTGTACCGCAGATTGGTCTTCATGAACAACACTCAGCTAGTCCAGTCCGAAAGCCGCCTCCGATCTACCACTTCTT CCTCTTCTTCTCATAAAAAGAGGAACAAGAAGAAATCAAAACCCTCTACTGAGCCTCCACCTTCTGCTGGCAAAAGCCACACTGTAGACCGAGGATTTCTCTGTTGTACACACCATGAAGTGATGGTTGCAGGCTTTGCCATGCTAGGAACAGAGGCCATCAAAAGTAAAG ATGTGCTGGTATCGGTGTTAGTGGTGGGTCTGGGCGGCGGAGGTTTGCCCCAGTTTGTGCGGGACTTTGTGCCTGGTGCGCGagtggaggtggtggagctGGACCCGGTCGTGCTGGAGGTGGCAAAGACCTGGTTTGGGTTCCTGACAGACGACAGACTGAAGGTCATACTGGGAGATGGCCTGGAGCATATCAGGACACTTGCAAGCCAGG GGGGGCATTCCTATGATATCATCATGTTTGACGTTGACAGCAAAGACCCAACCCTGGGCATGAGCTGCCCTCCGCCTGCCTTTGTAGAAACATCTCTACTGGAGAAAGTCTGCAAGCTGTTAACCCCTCGAG GAGTGTTTATGTTGAACCTTGTGTGTCGTGACTCGGCGCTGAGGCAGTCCGTGATGGAGCGCATACAGGCTGTGTTCCCAAGTGTGTTCTCTCGTGCCATTGAGGGTGAGGTCAACGAGGTGCTGCTGTGTTCAAGGGCTGCTGATAAAGGGGACAAACCATCTAGTGTGCCACAGGATCTGCAACAGGCTGCCAAAGGCCTACAGGGGATGCTGCGGAACAGTAGTCAGAATGCCCCTTGCAACCCTCAGATAGACATTTCTGCAATGCTGAGGAACCTGCGGGTAGCTTGA